One genomic segment of Bacteroides caccae includes these proteins:
- a CDS encoding HU family DNA-binding protein — MYAKYDFRKKPSSKEDEDKQPLYPRIVSNGTIDFQRIVKEIAQASSFTPADIEGVQLAIENKISEYLISGYHVQLGDLGYFSAKLKARPVMDAKEIHAQSIYFDNVNFRPSSSFRKKVRGFVEKAKSGFAHSAEIPVEERRRRLEKFLDERPMIRRKEYTQLTGLLKNKALNELNGWVKEGVLDTIGSGSHIIYVRANTGKD; from the coding sequence ATGTACGCAAAGTATGATTTTCGCAAAAAGCCGTCTTCAAAAGAAGATGAAGATAAACAGCCGTTGTATCCCCGCATCGTATCGAACGGGACTATCGACTTTCAACGCATTGTAAAAGAGATCGCCCAGGCTTCCAGTTTTACCCCGGCAGACATCGAAGGAGTTCAGCTGGCTATTGAAAATAAAATATCTGAATATTTAATCAGTGGTTATCACGTTCAATTGGGCGACCTCGGATATTTTTCAGCCAAGTTGAAAGCACGTCCGGTAATGGATGCCAAAGAGATACATGCGCAGTCCATCTATTTCGACAATGTAAATTTTCGTCCTTCATCTTCTTTCCGAAAGAAGGTTCGCGGATTTGTAGAAAAAGCGAAGTCGGGATTTGCACATTCTGCCGAAATTCCGGTGGAAGAACGTCGTCGCAGGTTGGAGAAATTTCTGGATGAACGTCCGATGATACGACGCAAGGAATATACACAACTGACGGGACTCCTGAAGAACAAAGCACTGAATGAGTTGAACGGTTGGGTGAAAGAAGGGGTACTCGACACCATTGGAAGCGGTAGCCATATAATTTATGTGCGGGCAAATACTGGGAAAGATTAA